A stretch of the Saccharicrinis carchari genome encodes the following:
- a CDS encoding DUF4783 domain-containing protein yields MEIKRCTTIKGILVVTLLFTLLASASAQFPEAIVKATKNANAEALSEYFNNKIELVLPQKSGVFSDAQAKLVLNEFFKNNPVVNFSIIHQGVRENSSFAIGKYQTSSMAYRFYFLTKKTDNKTYIHQLRIEEQND; encoded by the coding sequence ATGGAAATAAAAAGATGTACAACAATTAAGGGGATACTGGTAGTTACCTTACTTTTTACCCTTTTGGCAAGTGCAAGTGCACAGTTTCCGGAGGCCATTGTTAAGGCAACAAAAAATGCAAATGCCGAAGCCTTATCCGAGTATTTCAATAATAAAATTGAATTGGTACTCCCTCAAAAATCCGGTGTGTTTAGCGATGCGCAGGCCAAATTGGTGCTTAACGAATTTTTTAAAAACAATCCGGTTGTTAATTTTAGTATCATCCATCAGGGGGTACGCGAAAATTCCTCTTTTGCCATCGGAAAGTATCAAACATCATCCATGGCCTATCGTTTTTACTTTTTAACCAAAAAAACCGATAATAAAACCTATATCCATCAATTAAGAATAGAAGAACAAAATGATTAA
- a CDS encoding FkbM family methyltransferase, with translation MKVKLKKLFLKATGKVKHFKITKRCKHLWYGGKYAGFYVCPDLLDEKSIVYSFGIGEDVSFDNTVIKKHACHVFGFDPTPKSIDWIYSQKTNKKFHFYKFGISDKSGFVDFFLPKNPEYVSGSLLDTTNVDTNRKVRVVMKSLEDIMNELNHKHIDVLKMDIEGAEYDVIDNILRSKVSITQILIEFHDRFFENGALRTKQAIQKLNSHGYAIFAVSDSFEEISFIRKNAI, from the coding sequence GTGAAAGTAAAACTCAAAAAATTATTTCTTAAAGCAACAGGAAAAGTAAAACATTTTAAAATAACTAAAAGGTGTAAGCATCTATGGTACGGCGGTAAATATGCGGGTTTTTATGTTTGTCCGGATTTATTGGACGAAAAATCGATTGTTTATTCTTTTGGGATAGGTGAAGATGTGTCCTTTGATAATACAGTTATTAAAAAACATGCTTGTCATGTTTTTGGTTTTGATCCAACTCCAAAATCAATAGATTGGATATATAGCCAAAAAACCAATAAAAAATTTCATTTTTATAAGTTTGGGATTAGTGATAAAAGTGGATTTGTTGATTTTTTTCTACCAAAAAATCCTGAATATGTTTCAGGTAGTTTACTTGACACAACAAATGTAGATACAAACAGGAAAGTCCGTGTTGTAATGAAATCATTAGAAGATATTATGAATGAATTAAATCATAAACACATTGACGTGTTGAAGATGGATATTGAAGGCGCGGAGTATGATGTGATTGATAATATTTTAAGATCAAAGGTTTCAATTACGCAGATTTTAATTGAATTTCATGATAGATTTTTTGAAAATGGAGCATTAAGAACCAAACAAGCCATTCAGAAACTAAATAGTCATGGTTATGCAATATTTGCAGTTTCTGATTCATTTGAAGAAATATCGTTTATCAGGAAAAACGCCATTTAA
- the nadC gene encoding carboxylating nicotinate-nucleotide diphosphorylase produces MINEQVLNRVIDNAITEDVGDGDHSSQACIPHDAVGKVQLLVKEAGIIAGVEIAKKIFEKFDPQIQMEVFITDGTKVSPGEVAFVVEGKVQDLLKAERLVLNIMQRMSGIATQTNAYVKKLEGLPTRVLDTRKTTPGLREIEKLAVKMGGGVNHRMGLYDMVMLKDNHIDFAGGIGKAVTLVHQYLKEKNKKLKIEIEVRNFMELEEVLKVGGINRIMLDNFSPADTRKAVELIQGRFETESSGGITLDTLRDYAECGVDYISVGALTHQIKSLDLSLKAM; encoded by the coding sequence ATGATTAACGAACAAGTACTTAACCGTGTTATTGATAATGCCATTACCGAAGACGTAGGCGATGGCGACCATTCGTCGCAGGCCTGTATTCCGCATGATGCGGTGGGCAAAGTACAGTTACTGGTAAAAGAAGCAGGAATAATAGCGGGCGTGGAAATTGCGAAAAAAATTTTTGAAAAGTTTGATCCACAAATACAAATGGAAGTGTTTATTACCGATGGAACCAAAGTTTCGCCCGGGGAAGTGGCTTTTGTTGTGGAGGGTAAGGTACAGGACCTGTTAAAGGCAGAACGTTTGGTTTTAAATATTATGCAGCGTATGAGTGGAATAGCTACTCAAACCAATGCCTATGTTAAAAAATTAGAGGGGCTGCCTACTCGTGTTTTAGATACGCGTAAAACTACACCCGGCCTAAGGGAAATTGAAAAGCTGGCCGTAAAAATGGGGGGTGGCGTTAATCATAGGATGGGCCTTTATGATATGGTTATGCTAAAGGATAACCACATTGATTTTGCAGGTGGTATTGGTAAAGCGGTGACGCTGGTGCATCAATATCTGAAAGAAAAAAATAAAAAGCTAAAAATTGAAATTGAGGTACGTAATTTTATGGAATTGGAAGAAGTATTAAAAGTGGGAGGGATAAACAGAATAATGCTCGACAACTTTAGCCCTGCCGACACACGCAAAGCTGTAGAACTTATCCAGGGCCGTTTTGAAACGGAATCGTCCGGAGGCATCACTTTGGATACGCTTAGAGACTATGCCGAATGTGGTGTGGATTATATTTCGGTAGGGGCTTTAACACATCAAATTAAAAGTCTGGATTTAAGTTTGAAAGCGATGTGA
- a CDS encoding endonuclease/exonuclease/phosphatase family protein: MKQVLIVVVVSLCFIGCKCSSARQGQFQGSHVIAFYNLENLFDTINDPGIRDGEFTPAGSKEWSSERYDSKLINMAKVMADIGSDQGFEGPSIIGLCEMENRNVLEDLIKTKGLAHKNYNVVHMDSPDKRGIDVALLYNPDVFEVKSTHTYPLKIYNEETGNRIFTRDQLLVSGRLQGDKIHIIVNHWPSRYGGRKSSIPFRKEAALLNRHIIDSLLSENKHAKIITMGDLNDDPTDESIAGYLRAHAKRDQLKKGDLYNPLAVNFSKGKGTLFYRGKWNLFDQIVISQGWLRGKKGFGYDSAYIYKKPYLIQQEGNYKGYLLRTYGGKDYLNGYSDHLPVYMVVSAN, encoded by the coding sequence ATGAAGCAGGTACTTATAGTTGTAGTTGTTAGCCTTTGTTTTATTGGATGCAAATGTTCATCGGCCAGGCAGGGGCAATTTCAGGGTTCTCATGTAATAGCTTTTTATAATCTCGAGAATTTATTCGATACCATTAACGATCCGGGCATCCGCGATGGTGAGTTTACGCCTGCGGGCTCTAAAGAGTGGAGTAGCGAGCGGTACGACAGTAAGCTAATTAATATGGCCAAAGTGATGGCAGATATTGGTTCCGATCAGGGTTTTGAAGGCCCCAGCATTATAGGTTTATGTGAAATGGAAAACCGTAACGTACTGGAGGATTTAATTAAAACTAAAGGGCTTGCACATAAGAATTACAATGTGGTGCATATGGATTCTCCCGACAAACGGGGGATTGATGTGGCGCTCCTGTATAATCCCGATGTTTTTGAAGTAAAAAGTACCCACACCTATCCACTGAAAATTTATAATGAGGAAACAGGGAATCGAATTTTTACCAGAGATCAATTGCTGGTTTCTGGACGGCTTCAAGGCGATAAAATTCATATAATTGTTAATCATTGGCCCAGCAGATACGGGGGAAGGAAGTCCAGTATACCTTTCCGTAAGGAAGCAGCCCTGTTAAATCGCCATATTATCGATTCGCTTTTAAGTGAAAATAAGCACGCAAAAATAATTACCATGGGCGATTTGAACGATGATCCAACGGATGAGTCAATTGCCGGGTATTTAAGGGCACATGCAAAACGGGATCAACTTAAAAAAGGTGATCTGTACAACCCTTTGGCAGTCAATTTTAGTAAGGGAAAAGGAACTTTGTTTTACAGAGGTAAATGGAATTTGTTTGACCAAATAGTAATATCGCAAGGGTGGTTAAGGGGTAAAAAAGGATTTGGCTACGATTCGGCTTATATCTACAAAAAGCCCTATCTGATTCAGCAAGAGGGTAATTACAAAGGTTACTTATTGCGCACCTACGGAGGTAAGGATTACTTAAACGGTTACAGCGACCATTTGCCGGTATATATGGTCGTGTCGGCAAATTAA
- the rlmH gene encoding 23S rRNA (pseudouridine(1915)-N(3))-methyltransferase RlmH, giving the protein MKIILVVIGKTDEAYLNTGIVKYYNRIKHYISFKMTVIPDIKNTKNLSEDQQKNKEGELILAQIQPNDELVLLDEGGKVFSSRGFAGFMEQKLLHGTKRLVFVVGGPYGFSKDVYQRARVKISLSKMTFSHQMVRLIFAEQLYRAMTILKNQPYHHD; this is encoded by the coding sequence ATGAAAATAATATTAGTTGTAATAGGCAAAACAGACGAGGCCTACCTAAATACAGGAATTGTTAAATATTACAATCGCATCAAGCATTATATATCGTTTAAAATGACGGTGATACCCGATATTAAGAACACAAAAAACTTATCTGAAGATCAGCAAAAAAATAAAGAAGGTGAACTTATTTTGGCGCAAATTCAGCCCAACGACGAACTTGTTTTATTAGATGAGGGAGGAAAAGTTTTTTCGTCACGAGGATTTGCCGGTTTTATGGAGCAAAAATTGTTACACGGAACAAAACGTTTGGTATTTGTGGTTGGTGGCCCTTATGGTTTCTCCAAGGATGTTTACCAAAGGGCAAGGGTAAAGATATCTTTGTCAAAGATGACCTTTTCGCATCAAATGGTACGCTTAATATTTGCCGAGCAATTATACAGAGCCATGACCATTTTAAAGAATCAGCCCTATCACCACGACTAA